A stretch of Coxiella endosymbiont of Amblyomma sculptum DNA encodes these proteins:
- a CDS encoding multidrug effflux MFS transporter, with protein MTSFSVRKTVWSLTPMVIALALAMDIYIPAVPSMSLLFHVSPGEMQLTLSLFMLACSVTQLIIGPLSDQYGRRPIGIVSIAIFALGSFLCANSTSTIQLILYRVVQAVGSVGMLVVSFATIRDLYHGEKSGKTYSYLNGIIALSPMFAPSLGSYLDIHFGWQATFLFLLITSLWAVLSVLLAVPESLPKNKRVPLNVHTFCEYKSIFINQIFFTYTLATAIGLSYLFVFCSISPYIIIRLLNISESYYGYYFAFMGVSFFIGSLFSSYFIGKIGIYGTVVLGFWISLIGGIMMIIWYLSTGLTINSFIYPMLLVGVGGTFSLGAGVGGAMEPFESTAGAATALGGSFRCLFSAIIGTMIVAKNISSVLPLALSAIFFSTIGLILFLIRKETLSLP; from the coding sequence ATGACGTCCTTTTCTGTCCGTAAAACTGTATGGTCTTTAACACCTATGGTAATAGCGTTAGCTCTGGCGATGGATATCTATATACCAGCTGTTCCTAGTATGTCGTTGTTATTTCACGTTTCTCCTGGAGAAATGCAGCTTACTTTGAGTCTTTTTATGCTTGCTTGCAGTGTCACCCAGCTTATTATTGGTCCTTTATCTGATCAATATGGACGTCGACCAATCGGTATTGTTTCCATCGCAATTTTTGCGCTGGGCTCATTTCTTTGTGCAAATTCTACATCAACAATACAACTGATTTTGTATCGTGTTGTGCAAGCTGTTGGATCGGTGGGAATGCTTGTTGTAAGTTTTGCTACTATTCGTGATCTTTATCACGGAGAAAAAAGCGGAAAGACTTATAGTTATTTGAACGGTATTATTGCACTTTCTCCCATGTTTGCTCCGTCTCTAGGAAGTTATTTAGACATCCATTTTGGATGGCAAGCTACGTTTCTTTTTTTATTAATTACTTCCTTATGGGCTGTTTTAAGTGTTTTACTGGCTGTACCAGAATCGTTGCCTAAAAACAAACGCGTTCCATTAAATGTCCATACGTTCTGTGAATACAAAAGCATTTTTATTAATCAAATTTTTTTTACTTATACATTAGCTACCGCAATAGGTTTAAGTTACCTTTTTGTCTTTTGTTCGATTTCTCCTTATATCATTATTCGATTGCTTAATATCTCTGAATCGTATTACGGATATTATTTTGCTTTTATGGGAGTCTCTTTTTTTATAGGAAGTTTGTTTTCAAGCTATTTTATCGGAAAAATAGGTATATACGGAACTGTTGTTCTGGGATTTTGGATCTCGTTAATTGGAGGAATTATGATGATAATTTGGTATTTAAGCACAGGGCTGACTATTAATAGTTTTATTTATCCGATGCTTTTAGTCGGTGTCGGAGGAACTTTTAGCTTAGGAGCTGGTGTTGGCGGCGCTATGGAACCTTTTGAAAGTACGGCCGGTGCGGCAACTGCTTTAGGAGGGTCCTTTCGATGTTTATTTTCGGCTATCATCGGTACGATGATAGTTGCAAAAAACATTTCTTCCGTTTTGCCTTTGGCATTATCTGCTATTTTTTTCAGTACGATCGGATTGATCTTATTTTTAATCCGAAAAGAAACCCTTTCCCTTCCATAG
- a CDS encoding RNA recognition motif domain-containing protein, which yields MNQSKVYVGSLSYDVTTDDLQSFFGQYGDIEETRLITDRETGRSKGFAFITYTNQSGAQAALVANGIELQGRKIRVNIARDNNSGNSSNRRRESGGIGSRRVRY from the coding sequence ATGAACCAGAGTAAAGTTTATGTAGGAAGCTTGTCATACGATGTGACAACTGATGATCTCCAATCTTTTTTTGGACAATATGGAGACATCGAAGAAACCAGATTGATTACAGACCGCGAAACAGGACGTTCTAAAGGATTTGCGTTTATTACTTATACAAACCAAAGTGGAGCGCAAGCTGCATTGGTTGCTAATGGTATTGAACTACAAGGCCGAAAAATTCGTGTTAACATTGCGCGTGACAACAACAGTGGCAACAGTAGTAATCGCCGACGAGAAAGTGGTGGTATAGGCAGTCGAAGGGTTCGATATTGA
- the cyoD gene encoding cytochrome o ubiquinol oxidase subunit IV yields the protein MNEISLKKRFVNKNNGKKLNVYVLGMVFCIFFTLISFTTVMYGLFSKEVALSIIFASALVQFAVQVVFFLQMSIKDEQNKMNLISFIFTIVVSVVLIVGSLWILWSLHYRMVY from the coding sequence GTGAACGAAATATCTCTCAAAAAAAGATTCGTCAATAAAAATAATGGAAAAAAATTAAATGTTTATGTTCTAGGTATGGTTTTCTGTATCTTTTTCACCTTAATTTCATTTACAACAGTGATGTATGGATTGTTTTCTAAAGAGGTAGCGTTGAGTATTATCTTCGCATCCGCTCTTGTCCAATTCGCAGTCCAAGTTGTATTCTTTCTACAAATGAGTATAAAAGACGAACAAAATAAGATGAATTTGATATCTTTCATATTTACTATAGTGGTATCGGTCGTATTGATTGTAGGTTCTTTATGGATTTTATGGAGTTTGCACTATCGAATGGTGTATTAA
- a CDS encoding cytochrome c oxidase subunit 3, whose product MLTVYDHHQNSDEIDIFGFWLYIMTDCILFASLFSVFLVLHYPRTIGPALSPLINLSCILIETFFLLLSNFTYFLATLEIGTNRMTTAIFWLAITFILGIGFVFMELREFIYLHSKGYFWNVSGSASAFFTLVGTHGVHVIVGLLWILIMIIQLPILKINQDTKRRIVYLGLFWNFLDIVWIFLFTTVYLMEVIM is encoded by the coding sequence GTGTTGACTGTGTACGATCATCACCAAAATTCGGATGAAATCGATATTTTCGGTTTCTGGCTCTACATTATGACCGATTGTATCTTATTCGCATCGTTGTTTTCTGTTTTTTTAGTATTACATTATCCAAGAACAATAGGACCTGCATTGAGTCCGTTAATTAATTTATCTTGCATTTTAATTGAGACTTTCTTTTTATTGTTGAGTAATTTTACCTATTTCCTGGCTACACTTGAAATTGGTACAAACAGAATGACTACAGCTATATTTTGGCTAGCAATTACCTTTATATTGGGTATTGGATTTGTTTTTATGGAATTGAGAGAATTTATCTATCTTCATTCTAAAGGTTATTTCTGGAATGTAAGTGGTTCTGCTTCTGCCTTTTTTACTCTTGTAGGAACCCATGGCGTCCACGTAATTGTCGGTTTATTATGGATACTAATCATGATCATTCAATTGCCAATTCTTAAGATTAATCAAGATACGAAAAGACGAATAGTTTATCTTGGTTTATTTTGGAATTTCCTAGATATTGTTTGGATTTTTCTCTTCACAACCGTCTATTTAATGGAGGTGATTATGTGA
- the cyoB gene encoding cytochrome o ubiquinol oxidase subunit I, translating into MRELFLGKLTLSSIPIHTPIIAGAIIFMITVFFGTVVLITVTKKWSYIWNEWIISVDHKKIGIMYALLAGVMLLRGFSDVVLMRSQQAIAAGKNMGFLSPDHYGQIFTAHGVIMIFFVAMPLVFSLANIVLPLQIGARDVAFPYLNSFSFWMTFVGAMLCNVSLVVGDFAATGWLAYPPLSELYYSPTVGVDYFIWSLQISGIGSLLGGINFIATVLKMRAPGMDFMKMPIFVWTTFSSMILVALAFPILTASLALLTLDRLLGMHFFSQYSGGNAMLYINLIWAWGHPEVYILVLPAFGVFSEVVSTFSQKRLFGYATMVYATLIITFLSFVVWAHHFFTMGSGGDVNAVFGIATMIIAVPTGVKIFNWLFTMYRGKIVMCTPILWVFAFFFTFSIGGVAGVLMAVPPIDFQVHNSLFLVAHFHTVIIGGVLFGFFSGFIYWFPKAFGFRLDERLGRWSFIFWVLGFYIAFMPLYLLGLMGVMRRTYHYTDTTLQPYFIVAAVGAALIMVGIFLQITQIVVSIKNRHQLRDNTGDPWNGRTLEWSIASPAPFYNFAFIPQVEEREQFWISKQRAKKENRSWRINPEDIRYTDICMPKNTPVGFFIAIFSGIFGFSIVWHMWIPATTGLIGVVATIVFRTFSKNIYYHVESEIVKKIELRHYRETLC; encoded by the coding sequence TTGAGAGAACTTTTTTTAGGTAAATTAACACTTAGTTCCATCCCGATTCATACCCCTATAATAGCGGGGGCTATCATTTTTATGATTACAGTGTTTTTCGGAACTGTAGTGCTGATTACCGTCACTAAAAAGTGGTCTTATATCTGGAACGAATGGATAATTTCTGTAGATCATAAAAAAATTGGCATTATGTATGCGCTTTTAGCAGGGGTTATGCTACTGCGGGGTTTCTCAGATGTTGTGTTAATGCGCTCACAACAAGCTATTGCAGCAGGGAAAAACATGGGTTTCCTTTCTCCTGACCACTACGGCCAAATTTTTACAGCCCATGGGGTCATTATGATTTTCTTTGTAGCTATGCCATTGGTATTTAGTTTGGCCAATATTGTCTTGCCTTTACAAATCGGTGCTAGAGATGTCGCCTTTCCCTATCTCAATTCTTTCAGTTTTTGGATGACTTTTGTTGGAGCGATGTTGTGTAATGTCTCTCTTGTTGTAGGTGATTTTGCCGCAACAGGTTGGTTAGCCTATCCTCCTCTTTCTGAATTGTATTATAGTCCTACAGTGGGAGTGGATTATTTTATCTGGTCTTTACAAATCTCTGGAATAGGAAGTCTTTTAGGAGGTATCAATTTCATTGCCACTGTACTTAAGATGCGTGCTCCGGGTATGGATTTTATGAAAATGCCCATTTTTGTCTGGACAACATTCAGCTCAATGATTTTAGTTGCGCTTGCTTTTCCTATCTTAACAGCCAGCCTGGCTCTATTGACACTAGATCGATTGCTAGGGATGCATTTTTTTAGTCAATATTCTGGTGGTAATGCGATGTTGTATATCAATTTAATTTGGGCTTGGGGGCATCCAGAGGTTTATATTTTAGTTTTACCCGCTTTTGGTGTGTTTTCAGAAGTTGTGTCTACGTTCAGTCAGAAAAGGTTGTTTGGTTACGCGACAATGGTATACGCTACTCTTATAATCACCTTTCTATCGTTTGTTGTTTGGGCACATCATTTCTTTACTATGGGCAGTGGGGGAGATGTAAACGCTGTTTTTGGCATTGCAACCATGATCATCGCTGTACCCACTGGGGTAAAAATTTTTAATTGGTTGTTTACTATGTATAGAGGAAAAATCGTCATGTGCACTCCTATATTGTGGGTATTTGCCTTCTTCTTCACTTTTTCTATAGGAGGAGTTGCGGGTGTACTAATGGCTGTGCCTCCTATAGATTTTCAGGTACACAACAGTCTATTTTTGGTGGCGCATTTTCACACTGTGATTATTGGAGGTGTGCTTTTTGGATTTTTCTCGGGATTTATTTACTGGTTTCCAAAAGCTTTTGGTTTTCGTCTCGACGAACGATTAGGTAGATGGTCTTTTATTTTTTGGGTATTGGGTTTTTACATTGCATTTATGCCCCTGTATCTCTTGGGTTTAATGGGGGTAATGCGAAGAACCTATCATTATACAGATACCACTCTACAACCTTATTTTATCGTTGCAGCCGTTGGAGCCGCTCTGATTATGGTTGGCATCTTTCTACAAATCACTCAGATTGTTGTCAGTATAAAAAATCGTCATCAATTACGTGATAATACTGGAGATCCTTGGAATGGTCGAACTTTAGAATGGTCAATAGCTTCACCTGCGCCTTTCTACAATTTTGCTTTTATTCCACAAGTAGAAGAAAGAGAACAATTTTGGATCAGTAAACAAAGAGCGAAAAAAGAAAATCGTTCCTGGCGAATTAATCCTGAAGATATTCGATATACAGACATTTGTATGCCAAAAAATACTCCTGTTGGCTTTTTCATTGCTATATTTTCCGGAATTTTCGGATTTTCTATTGTTTGGCACATGTGGATCCCTGCCACAACCGGACTGATTGGTGTAGTTGCAACAATAGTTTTTCGAACTTTTAGTAAAAATATTTACTACCATGTTGAATCTGAAATAGTGAAAAAAATCGAATTGCGTCACTACAGAGAGACATTGTGTTGA
- a CDS encoding COX aromatic rich motif-containing protein, with product MIGKSEKFCRHLKKFLFGAVLISSTAILTGCCTTKTGIFNPKGIITYEEKKLFLNALVLMSIVVVPVFVMSFAFIVRYCRTETEKHYKRTSGSEQGNCKDLNYQPNWNYSPLLEGVVWSVPMAIISVLGIMVWTTSHKLDPYRPLAGTGTGKSMIVQAIALPWKWLFIYPKQKIATLNYLEIAEGQPVKLTLTSDNVPMSAFFIPQLGSQIYTMAGMQTKLHLVATKSGTYEGFDSQYNGNGFSDMHFAVRVVNSNEFQSWCDKVRRSREKLTFPVYQNLIRPSIKVSVHCYSSVVPNLFSQVLTKYLQTKGNSTYR from the coding sequence ATGATTGGGAAAAGTGAAAAGTTTTGTCGCCATTTAAAAAAATTCCTTTTTGGTGCTGTTCTTATCTCCAGTACTGCTATCTTAACGGGATGTTGTACAACGAAAACAGGGATTTTTAATCCCAAAGGGATTATTACTTACGAAGAAAAAAAACTATTTCTTAATGCTCTTGTCTTGATGTCAATTGTAGTAGTACCGGTTTTTGTCATGAGTTTTGCCTTTATTGTTCGCTATTGTCGTACCGAAACGGAAAAACATTATAAAAGGACTAGTGGTAGTGAACAAGGAAATTGTAAAGATCTGAATTACCAACCAAATTGGAACTATAGCCCCCTTCTGGAGGGGGTTGTATGGAGTGTACCAATGGCTATTATTTCTGTTCTAGGAATAATGGTGTGGACTACGAGTCATAAACTGGATCCTTATCGCCCCTTAGCAGGAACAGGGACAGGAAAATCAATGATAGTACAAGCAATAGCTCTGCCTTGGAAATGGCTTTTTATTTATCCAAAACAAAAGATCGCTACGCTTAATTACTTAGAAATTGCTGAAGGACAACCAGTAAAACTTACACTTACCAGTGACAATGTTCCGATGAGTGCTTTCTTTATCCCTCAGCTAGGAAGTCAAATATACACCATGGCTGGTATGCAAACAAAATTGCATTTGGTTGCTACAAAGTCAGGTACTTATGAAGGATTCGACAGCCAATACAACGGGAATGGATTTTCGGATATGCATTTTGCCGTGCGAGTGGTAAACTCAAATGAGTTTCAGAGTTGGTGTGATAAAGTTAGACGATCCAGAGAGAAATTGACATTCCCTGTATACCAGAATCTGATTCGTCCCTCTATCAAAGTATCTGTACATTGTTATTCTTCAGTAGTGCCAAATTTGTTTTCACAGGTACTTACAAAGTATTTGCAAACAAAAGGAAATTCAACTTACAGATAG
- a CDS encoding DUF1820 family protein: MEEKQRIYRVIFSQDEKVYEMYAKYISEESLTGFIEMEKLIFNDDISVIVNSSEEKLKIEFQGVKRTYIPMHMILRIDEMEKKGSAKIKGLVKKENVHHFPKVFSNPMKE; encoded by the coding sequence ATGGAAGAAAAACAAAGAATTTACAGAGTTATTTTTAGTCAAGACGAAAAAGTTTACGAGATGTACGCCAAATATATTTCGGAAGAAAGCCTAACAGGATTTATTGAAATGGAGAAGTTAATTTTCAACGATGATATCTCGGTAATTGTTAATTCTTCCGAAGAGAAATTGAAGATTGAATTTCAAGGAGTAAAGAGAACTTACATTCCGATGCACATGATTTTACGAATTGACGAAATGGAAAAGAAGGGATCCGCTAAGATTAAAGGTCTCGTAAAAAAGGAAAATGTGCATCATTTTCCGAAAGTATTTAGCAATCCAATGAAGGAATAA
- the miaA gene encoding tRNA (adenosine(37)-N6)-dimethylallyltransferase MiaA, which translates to MQKYVVCLMGPTASGKTRLSILLAQSYPFEIVSVDSAMVYRGFDIGTSKPAIWELQTIPHHLIDICTPEMPYSVGQFYKDALKKIALIHTKDRIPLLVGGTMLYFYALQHRFSGLPIAHYEIRKKILREAKEIGWTALHKKLKVVDPRSAVKINQNDTQRIQRALEVFEATGQPLSNCQNLNRLNSSYEFINIIISPANREDLYRNIEKRFDQMLQNGFLDEVKKLYQKNSNFVNLNLPAFRTVGYRQVWPYLIGRCNYATMRYRAIFATRHLAKKQITWLKRWSRAKRFDSNIEQTEQLAAHTIHYLRSYNLTNFIR; encoded by the coding sequence ATGCAGAAATATGTCGTTTGTTTAATGGGTCCAACAGCTAGCGGTAAGACTCGGTTGTCTATTTTATTAGCGCAGTCGTATCCTTTTGAAATCGTTAGTGTGGATTCGGCAATGGTATATCGTGGTTTTGATATTGGAACTTCAAAACCCGCTATTTGGGAATTGCAGACTATACCGCATCATTTAATCGATATTTGTACTCCCGAAATGCCTTATTCTGTTGGTCAATTTTACAAAGATGCTCTAAAGAAGATTGCATTGATCCACACAAAAGACCGAATTCCTCTATTGGTGGGAGGAACTATGTTGTACTTTTACGCCTTACAACACAGATTTTCTGGTTTGCCCATCGCTCACTACGAAATCAGAAAAAAAATTCTTCGAGAAGCAAAAGAAATAGGATGGACAGCATTGCACAAGAAATTGAAAGTCGTAGACCCGCGCTCTGCGGTAAAAATTAACCAGAACGATACCCAACGTATTCAAAGAGCGCTAGAAGTGTTTGAAGCAACAGGACAACCTTTGTCAAACTGTCAAAACTTAAACCGTTTAAATAGTTCTTACGAATTCATTAACATCATTATAAGTCCTGCCAATCGTGAAGATTTATATCGAAATATCGAAAAACGTTTTGACCAAATGCTACAAAATGGATTTTTAGACGAAGTCAAGAAACTGTATCAGAAAAATTCAAATTTTGTAAATCTCAATTTACCGGCGTTTCGTACGGTGGGTTATCGACAAGTATGGCCTTACTTAATAGGACGTTGCAATTATGCAACAATGCGATATAGAGCGATTTTCGCTACTCGTCACTTGGCTAAAAAACAGATAACTTGGCTCAAACGATGGTCCCGGGCAAAACGGTTTGATAGCAATATAGAGCAAACAGAACAACTGGCTGCACATACCATTCATTATCTAAGAAGCTACAACTTAACAAATTTTATTCGATAA
- the bioD gene encoding dethiobiotin synthase, with the protein MQKDLGKRQRDMTIKIFITGTDTGVGKTYISTAFLRKFNGMGFSTFGMKPVASGCLQIHKTFRNEDALALQKVSSIKKRYEFVNHIALKNPIAPNIAAQSEHLLLSVTVLMEKINKSLKIASDVFIIEGIGGWFVPLNEIETIADLVESLNIPVVLVVGIKLGCLNHTILTRYAINQKKIPLLGWIANCIEPKTREIDENINTLKKWIEEPCIGIVQYGEDPLHHLGLQPILDFFKNQSL; encoded by the coding sequence TTGCAAAAAGATTTAGGGAAAAGACAACGCGATATGACTATAAAAATTTTTATAACCGGAACAGATACTGGTGTTGGGAAAACTTATATAAGCACTGCGTTTTTACGAAAATTTAACGGTATGGGATTTTCTACTTTCGGAATGAAACCTGTTGCTTCAGGATGTCTTCAGATTCACAAAACATTTCGTAACGAAGACGCTCTCGCTCTGCAAAAAGTCTCTTCAATTAAAAAACGATACGAATTCGTAAACCACATCGCCTTAAAAAACCCAATTGCACCAAATATTGCCGCTCAATCAGAACATTTGCTTTTATCAGTTACCGTACTGATGGAAAAAATAAATAAATCTCTTAAAATCGCTAGTGACGTTTTTATAATCGAAGGAATAGGCGGTTGGTTTGTTCCTTTAAATGAAATTGAAACGATCGCCGATCTTGTGGAATCACTAAATATTCCGGTCGTTTTAGTAGTGGGGATTAAATTAGGTTGTCTAAATCACACCATTCTAACAAGATATGCAATAAATCAGAAAAAAATTCCTCTTTTAGGATGGATAGCAAACTGCATAGAACCGAAAACAAGAGAAATTGACGAAAATATCAACACTTTAAAAAAGTGGATAGAAGAGCCGTGTATAGGAATTGTGCAATACGGAGAAGACCCGTTACACCATCTTGGTCTCCAACCAATACTTGATTTTTTTAAAAATCAATCGTTATAG
- a CDS encoding methyltransferase domain-containing protein, translating into MLNKKIRIQRCFNKASKTYDNYGHMPIRICKELLSRLKTLEKESAFDHETIVDFACGTGISTREINSTFSYKNLYAIDFCDSLLDEARKKVKNSNVMFILADFDDFLFSENSIHFIFCNMGLQWSLNLKNTFAIFFHQLIRSGIMAFSIPLEGTFNELGEKSRNRFYQTDTIVNLLTTSGFSILSCQERSFSDTFDTIQEALRSIKYIGANCLIQRRKFGLSKKPILQSSCADKKSIALTYHIGFFVCKKI; encoded by the coding sequence ATGCTTAATAAGAAAATTCGTATACAACGTTGTTTTAATAAAGCATCTAAGACTTACGATAATTATGGCCATATGCCAATAAGAATTTGTAAAGAATTGTTAAGTCGGTTGAAAACGCTAGAAAAGGAATCAGCATTTGATCATGAGACTATTGTCGATTTTGCTTGCGGAACAGGAATTAGTACTCGAGAAATCAATTCAACATTTTCTTATAAGAATCTGTACGCAATTGACTTTTGTGACAGTCTTTTAGACGAAGCTAGAAAAAAAGTAAAAAACTCCAATGTTATGTTTATTCTAGCTGATTTTGATGATTTTTTATTTTCTGAAAATTCAATTCACTTTATTTTTTGCAATATGGGGCTACAGTGGTCTTTAAATTTAAAAAATACTTTCGCGATTTTTTTCCATCAATTGATTCGTTCAGGCATAATGGCTTTTTCGATTCCTTTGGAAGGAACATTTAATGAACTAGGTGAAAAATCTCGAAACCGCTTTTATCAGACCGATACTATCGTCAACTTATTGACAACGAGCGGATTCTCAATACTCTCTTGTCAAGAGAGGAGTTTTTCCGATACTTTCGATACCATACAGGAAGCCCTGCGTTCCATAAAATACATTGGAGCAAATTGTCTAATTCAGAGAAGAAAATTTGGTTTATCGAAAAAGCCAATACTGCAATCGTCATGTGCGGATAAGAAATCAATTGCATTAACTTATCACATTGGGTTTTTCGTTTGCAAAAAGATTTAG